Proteins encoded together in one Cervus canadensis isolate Bull #8, Minnesota chromosome 7, ASM1932006v1, whole genome shotgun sequence window:
- the CRYAA gene encoding alpha-crystallin A chain, translating to MDIAIQHPWFKRALGPFYPSRLFDQFFGEGLFEYDLLPFLSSTISPYYRQSLFRTVLDSGISEVRSDRDKFVIFLDVKHFSPEDLTVKVQEDFVEIHGKHNERQDDHGYISREFHRRYRLPSNVDQSALSCSLSADGMLTFSGPKVPSGVDAGHSERAIPVSREEKPSSAPSS from the exons ATGGATATCGCCATTCAGCACCCCTGGTTCAAACGCGCCCTGGGCCCCTTCTACCCCAGCCGGCTGTTCGACCAGTTCTTCGGCGAGGGCCTCTTCGAGTACGACCTGCTGCCcttcctgtcctccaccatcaGCCCCTATTACCGCCAGTCCCTCTTCCGCACCGTGCTGGACTCCGGCATCTCTGAG GTCCGATCCGACCGGGACAAGTTTGTCATCTTCCTGGACGTGAAGCACTTCTCTCCCGAGGACCTGACGGTGAAGGTGCAGGAGGACTTCGTGGAGATCCATGGCAAGCACAATGAGCGGCAG GATGACCATGGCTACATCTCCCGCGAGTTCCACCGCCGCTACCGCCTGCCTTCCAACGTGGACCAGTCTGCACTCTCCTGCTCCCTGTCCGCGGACGGCATGCTGACCTTCTCTGGCCCCAAGGTCCCATCTGGCGTGGACGCCGGCCACAGCGAGCGGGCCATCCCCGTGTCCCGGGAGGAGAAGCCCAGCTCTGCGCCCT